In Methanocaldococcus lauensis, a single genomic region encodes these proteins:
- a CDS encoding DUF2120 family protein, whose product MWKSQIGKLMHSLKAFKGSKPLFETDDMLIVKGVCRDEEFDNYESIKDYLKEKLKKENFEIVEDVEEIDKFVSRINEIFKENPTYLDSFGFEKMKESFEMIGCECDYVIAKKRNIMVGVCMYFDKKRKNPKFVEVLGVLFPKI is encoded by the coding sequence ATGTGGAAATCTCAAATAGGAAAATTAATGCATAGTTTAAAGGCATTTAAGGGCTCTAAGCCATTGTTTGAAACTGATGATATGTTAATTGTCAAAGGAGTTTGTAGAGATGAAGAATTTGATAATTATGAAAGTATAAAAGATTATCTAAAAGAAAAGTTAAAAAAAGAAAATTTTGAGATTGTAGAGGATGTAGAGGAAATTGATAAATTTGTAAGTAGAATAAATGAAATATTTAAAGAAAATCCTACATATTTAGATTCCTTTGGTTTTGAAAAGATGAAGGAAAGTTTTGAAATGATAGGATGTGAATGTGATTATGTTATTGCAAAAAAAAGAAATATTATGGTTGGAGTTTGTATGTATTTTGATAAAAAAAGAAAAAATCCAAAATTTGTTGAAGTTTTAGGAGTTCTTTTTCCCAAAATTTAA
- the mdhB gene encoding L-2-hydroxycarboxylate dehydrogenase, whose amino-acid sequence MKATIIGASGRVGSATALLLAKEPFMKDLVLIGREHSLNKLEGLKRDIYDALAGTRSDANIYVGSDNDLKIIDESDIVIITSGVPRKEGMSRMDLAKVNAKIVGKYAKKISKICDTKIFVITNPVDVMTYKALIDSKFDRSQVFGLGTHLDSLRFKVAIAKFFGVHIDEVRTRIIGEHGDSMVPLLSATSVGGIPIDKFERFKELPINKIIEDVKTKGEQIIRLKGGSEFGPAAAILNVVRCIVNNEKRLLTLSAYVDGEFDGIKDLCIGIPVKIGKNGIEEVVAIELSEDELIAFKKSAEIIKKYCEEVKNL is encoded by the coding sequence ATGAAAGCTACAATTATAGGAGCTTCTGGTAGAGTAGGAAGTGCTACTGCATTGCTGTTAGCTAAAGAACCATTTATGAAAGATTTAGTTTTAATTGGGAGGGAACATTCCTTAAATAAATTAGAAGGGTTAAAAAGAGATATTTACGATGCATTAGCAGGAACAAGAAGTGATGCTAATATATATGTTGGAAGTGATAATGACTTAAAAATTATCGATGAAAGTGACATTGTTATAATAACGAGTGGAGTTCCTCGTAAAGAGGGAATGAGTAGAATGGATTTAGCAAAAGTAAATGCAAAAATTGTTGGAAAATATGCTAAAAAAATATCTAAAATATGTGACACAAAGATATTCGTTATAACGAATCCCGTAGATGTAATGACATACAAGGCATTAATAGATTCAAAGTTTGACAGAAGTCAAGTTTTTGGTTTGGGAACACACTTAGATTCTTTAAGATTTAAAGTAGCTATAGCTAAATTCTTTGGAGTGCATATAGATGAAGTTAGGACGAGAATTATAGGAGAACACGGAGACAGTATGGTTCCTTTATTGAGTGCCACATCTGTTGGGGGAATTCCTATTGACAAATTTGAAAGATTTAAAGAGTTGCCAATAAACAAAATTATTGAAGATGTTAAAACAAAGGGAGAGCAAATTATCAGATTAAAGGGAGGCTCAGAGTTTGGTCCTGCCGCCGCTATTTTAAATGTAGTTAGATGCATCGTAAATAATGAAAAGAGATTATTAACTCTATCTGCATATGTTGATGGTGAATTTGATGGAATTAAAGATTTATGTATAGGAATTCCAGTAAAAATTGGAAAGAATGGAATTGAGGAAGTTGTAGCAATTGAATTAAGTGAAGATGAGTTAATAGCCTTTAAAAAATCTGCTGAAATTATTAAGAAGTATTGTGAAGAAGTTAAAAACTTATAA
- a CDS encoding FeGP cofactor biosynthesis guanylyltransferase HcgB family protein, translating into MEDIIKEAYIESIKNIRKGDKEEEVKKIQEKIKKAKKIIVATNNQKKFKVIKDIMLKVCNAQIKMIDIDTKFADLTRMPALYKGLLALDTEKADIYISRGRLGVPGSGSMLVILDEKGRILTASLSPSSVIHKENIEKRIKDELIEALKRIGISIN; encoded by the coding sequence ATGGAAGATATTATTAAAGAGGCATACATTGAATCAATTAAAAATATTAGGAAGGGAGATAAAGAGGAAGAGGTAAAAAAAATCCAAGAGAAAATAAAAAAGGCAAAAAAAATCATCGTGGCTACAAACAATCAAAAGAAATTTAAAGTAATAAAAGATATTATGTTAAAAGTTTGTAATGCACAAATAAAGATGATTGATATTGATACAAAATTTGCCGATTTGACAAGAATGCCCGCTTTGTATAAGGGTTTATTAGCTTTAGATACTGAAAAAGCAGATATATACATTTCAAGAGGAAGGTTGGGAGTTCCAGGCTCTGGCTCTATGCTCGTTATATTGGATGAGAAAGGTAGGATTTTAACTGCCTCTTTATCTCCTTCCTCAGTAATCCATAAGGAAAATATAGAAAAAAGAATTAAAGATGAGTTAATTGAAGCGTTAAAAAGAATAGGAATTTCTATAAATTAG
- a CDS encoding bacteriohemerythrin, producing the protein MAEIIKWSKDLETGIKAFDDEHKFLVKTLNEIYTLLMEGKKEEAKELLKRRVVNYAAKHFKHEEEVMEKYGYPDLERHRKTHEIFVKIVIEKLLPKIENGSDDDFRTALSFLVGWLTMHIAKPDKKYGEWFKEKGIVIDDEMVDID; encoded by the coding sequence ATGGCAGAAATAATTAAGTGGAGTAAAGATCTCGAAACAGGAATTAAAGCATTTGATGATGAGCATAAATTTTTAGTAAAAACACTAAATGAAATTTATACATTATTAATGGAAGGAAAAAAAGAGGAAGCAAAAGAATTGTTAAAGAGGAGAGTTGTAAATTATGCTGCAAAACACTTCAAACACGAAGAGGAGGTTATGGAAAAATATGGTTATCCTGACTTAGAAAGACATAGGAAAACACATGAAATTTTCGTTAAAATAGTTATTGAAAAACTTCTACCAAAAATTGAAAATGGTTCAGATGATGATTTTAGAACTGCTTTATCTTTTTTAGTAGGTTGGCTAACTATGCACATAGCAAAACCAGATAAAAAATATGGAGAGTGGTTTAAAGAGAAAGGTATCGTTATAGATGACGAAATGGTGGATATTGACTAA
- the nadC gene encoding carboxylating nicotinate-nucleotide diphosphorylase — MLKDYALKILKKSLEYDVGFGDITTNSIILEDVNVKGVIKAKEECILCGIDFIVEFFKEYNIKCKKLYNDGDKVYGNILEFEGDAKTILTIERTALNLLMHLSGIATTTYNIIKKVRKINKNVKIACTRKTLPLLSPLQKYAVYVGGGDTHRFRLDDCVLIKDNHIAIVGIKESIRRAKKNVSFTKKIEVEVDNLEGLKEALEEKPDIIMLDNFKPEDIEKALKIIDDFEKKTNFRPIIEVSGGINENNILEYAKYNIDVISLGILTHSVKSVDMSLDILEVEK, encoded by the coding sequence ATGCTTAAAGATTATGCACTAAAAATTTTAAAAAAATCTTTGGAATACGATGTAGGATTTGGAGATATTACAACAAACAGCATAATCTTAGAAGATGTAAATGTTAAGGGAGTTATTAAAGCAAAGGAAGAGTGTATTTTATGTGGAATTGATTTCATTGTGGAATTTTTTAAAGAATATAATATAAAATGCAAAAAATTATATAACGATGGAGATAAGGTTTATGGAAACATATTAGAGTTTGAAGGAGATGCAAAAACAATATTAACAATAGAAAGAACTGCCTTAAATTTATTGATGCATCTCTCTGGAATAGCAACAACTACTTATAACATAATTAAAAAAGTTAGAAAAATTAATAAAAATGTTAAAATTGCCTGCACAAGAAAAACTTTACCTTTGTTATCTCCTTTACAAAAGTATGCTGTATATGTTGGAGGGGGAGACACACATAGGTTTAGGTTAGATGACTGCGTTTTAATTAAAGATAATCACATAGCTATTGTAGGAATAAAAGAATCTATTAGAAGAGCTAAAAAAAATGTAAGTTTTACAAAAAAGATTGAGGTTGAAGTAGATAACTTAGAGGGGTTAAAAGAGGCTTTAGAGGAAAAACCAGATATAATAATGCTTGATAACTTTAAACCTGAGGATATTGAAAAAGCTTTAAAAATAATTGATGATTTTGAGAAAAAAACCAATTTTAGACCAATTATTGAAGTCAGTGGAGGCATAAACGAAAATAATATTTTAGAATATGCAAAATATAATATAGATGTAATATCCTTAGGAATTTTAACACACTCAGTTAAAAGCGTTGATATGAGTTTAGATATACTTGAAGTTGAAAAATAG
- a CDS encoding FprA family A-type flavoprotein produces the protein MKADAVKIADGVYWVGVLDWDIRMYHGYTLKGTTYNAYLVFGDEKVALIDNTYPGTSAQMWGRIKDAFEKEGREFKIDVIVQNHVEKDHSGALPEIHKKFPEAPIYCTEVAVEGLKKHYPSLKNAPFKVVKSLDTVDLGGKTLTFLEAPLLHWPDSMFTFYNEGGILFSNDAFGQHLCFPAHKRFDKDIPEYVLMDANQKFYANLITPLSKLVLKKFDEVIKLGLLDKIKMIAPSHGQIWTDPMKVIKAYQDFATGKAAKDKAVIVYDTMHYSTQKMAHAFAEGLMSEGIDVVMYYLHYDERSEIVKDILDAKAVLFGIPTIYDEPYPSIGDIIYYLKGLKFNRTGFKRLAITFGSMGGEGGAVKKIAEELANCGFNVIDQYELYYVPTEDELTNCYNMGKELAKKIKELKIE, from the coding sequence ATGAAAGCAGATGCAGTAAAAATAGCAGATGGAGTATATTGGGTGGGGGTTTTAGATTGGGATATAAGAATGTATCATGGTTACACATTAAAAGGAACTACATACAACGCATATTTAGTATTTGGAGATGAAAAAGTTGCTTTAATAGACAACACATATCCAGGAACCTCTGCTCAAATGTGGGGTAGAATAAAGGATGCATTTGAAAAAGAAGGAAGAGAATTTAAAATTGATGTAATTGTTCAAAACCACGTTGAAAAAGACCACAGTGGGGCTTTACCAGAAATTCACAAAAAGTTCCCAGAAGCACCAATATACTGTACTGAAGTTGCAGTTGAAGGTCTTAAAAAGCATTACCCATCATTAAAAAATGCTCCTTTCAAAGTAGTTAAATCATTAGATACTGTTGATTTAGGAGGAAAAACTTTAACATTCTTAGAGGCTCCTTTATTACACTGGCCAGACAGTATGTTCACCTTCTATAACGAGGGAGGAATATTATTCTCAAACGATGCATTTGGACAGCACTTATGCTTCCCAGCACATAAGAGATTTGATAAGGATATTCCAGAATATGTGTTAATGGATGCTAATCAAAAGTTCTACGCAAACTTAATAACCCCATTGTCAAAACTCGTATTGAAGAAATTTGACGAAGTTATTAAGTTAGGATTGTTAGATAAAATAAAGATGATTGCTCCATCACATGGACAAATATGGACTGACCCAATGAAGGTTATTAAAGCATATCAGGACTTTGCTACTGGTAAAGCCGCTAAGGATAAGGCAGTTATTGTCTATGACACAATGCACTACTCAACCCAAAAGATGGCTCATGCATTTGCAGAAGGGTTAATGAGTGAAGGTATTGATGTAGTAATGTATTACTTGCACTACGATGAAAGAAGTGAGATAGTTAAAGATATATTAGACGCTAAGGCAGTCCTCTTTGGAATTCCAACAATCTACGATGAGCCATATCCATCAATTGGAGATATTATATACTACTTAAAAGGTCTCAAATTTAATAGAACTGGATTTAAGAGATTGGCTATAACCTTTGGTTCAATGGGTGGAGAAGGAGGGGCAGTTAAAAAGATTGCTGAAGAGTTGGCAAACTGTGGATTTAATGTTATCGACCAGTATGAATTATACTATGTTCCAACAGAAGATGAATTAACTAACTGCTACAATATGGGTAAAGAATTAGCTAAGAAGATTAAGGAATTGAAAATTGAATAA
- the pheS gene encoding phenylalanine--tRNA ligase subunit alpha, giving the protein MDLHIDEKRLLKIFQEKNRDEFSLEGLEKYMQKEKILRVSLWLKGKGLVDIDEKVKKIVNVVNEDDFPERKIAKYLKENNIKEIEIKKLKDILPKEEINAALGAIKRKKIAKIEKGKIIFDNLDYKDVEEEILKKIKENKYLDNFNEEEKKIIEILKKRGYVDFDEEKEVKIKLTEKGKEFIKKPIEIEEEITQLTREIIISGKWKRAYIRPYDVKVPTKVVYPAKVHPLTRIIREVKEILLAMGFKEIKSPIVETEFWNFDMLFEPQDHPAREMQDTFFLKYPNVGEIPTNLIDKVKEVHERCWKYKFDENVSKRLILRTHTTASSIRYLASLSEEEKNKPHKVFCIDRVFRNEAIDYKHLPEFYQCEGIVMDDNVNFNNLIGILKEFLNRLGFEKVRFRPAYFPFTEPSLEAEVYLEGKGWLEILGAGIFRPEVLEPIGIKKPVLAWGIGFSRLAMLKYNLTDIRELHKNDLNWLRRI; this is encoded by the coding sequence ATGGATTTACATATAGATGAAAAAAGGTTATTAAAAATTTTTCAAGAAAAAAATAGAGATGAATTTAGTTTAGAGGGATTAGAAAAATATATGCAAAAAGAAAAAATATTGAGAGTTTCTTTATGGTTAAAAGGTAAGGGATTGGTAGATATTGATGAGAAGGTTAAAAAAATTGTTAATGTAGTTAATGAAGACGATTTCCCAGAGAGAAAGATTGCGAAATATTTAAAAGAAAACAATATAAAGGAAATTGAAATTAAAAAATTAAAAGACATTTTACCAAAAGAAGAAATAAATGCCGCATTAGGAGCCATAAAAAGAAAAAAAATTGCTAAAATCGAAAAAGGGAAAATTATATTTGACAATTTAGATTATAAAGATGTTGAAGAAGAAATATTAAAAAAAATTAAAGAAAATAAATATTTGGATAACTTTAATGAAGAGGAAAAGAAAATAATTGAAATTTTAAAAAAGAGAGGATATGTTGATTTTGACGAAGAAAAAGAAGTAAAGATAAAATTAACTGAAAAAGGTAAAGAATTTATTAAAAAACCAATAGAAATTGAAGAAGAGATTACTCAACTAACGAGAGAGATTATAATAAGTGGAAAATGGAAAAGGGCTTATATAAGACCCTATGATGTAAAAGTTCCTACTAAAGTTGTATATCCTGCTAAGGTTCATCCATTAACGAGGATTATAAGGGAAGTTAAAGAAATTTTATTGGCAATGGGTTTTAAAGAGATTAAAAGTCCTATTGTTGAGACGGAATTCTGGAACTTTGATATGCTCTTTGAACCACAAGACCATCCAGCGAGGGAAATGCAAGATACATTCTTTTTAAAGTATCCTAATGTTGGAGAAATTCCAACTAATTTAATTGATAAAGTTAAGGAAGTCCATGAGAGATGTTGGAAATACAAATTTGATGAAAATGTATCAAAAAGATTAATTTTGAGAACTCACACAACGGCATCATCAATAAGATACCTCGCATCTCTATCAGAGGAGGAGAAAAATAAGCCACATAAAGTATTCTGTATAGATAGAGTATTTAGAAATGAAGCAATAGATTATAAACACCTGCCAGAATTCTATCAATGTGAAGGTATAGTAATGGACGACAATGTTAATTTCAACAACTTAATAGGAATTTTAAAGGAATTTTTAAACAGATTAGGATTTGAAAAAGTTAGATTTAGACCAGCATACTTCCCATTTACCGAGCCATCCTTAGAGGCGGAGGTTTATTTAGAAGGAAAAGGTTGGCTGGAAATATTAGGGGCTGGAATATTTAGACCAGAAGTTTTGGAGCCAATAGGAATAAAAAAACCTGTTTTGGCGTGGGGTATTGGATTTAGTAGATTGGCAATGCTAAAATACAACTTAACAGATATTAGAGAATTACATAAAAATGACCTAAATTGGCTAAGGAGAATTTAA
- the selB gene encoding selenocysteine-specific translation elongation factor — MENKKMINVNVGLFGHIDHGKTELARQLTEIISTSALDKPKESQKRGITIDLGFSSFILDNYRITLVDAPGHSELIRTAVGAGNIIDVALLVVDAKEGPKTQTGEHLLVLDLLNIPTIVVINKIDIASEEEIKRTETFMRQILNSTTNLKDSKIVKISAKTGKNIDILKKELKNLLDSINIKRDIDSYLKMPIDHAFKIKGVGTVVAGTIHKGKVKVGDTLRVLPINHEVKVKSIQCFKEDVDEAYAGDRVGISLMNIEPESLFRGCILTDENTKLKVIDKFVAKVKILNLFKYNLTPKMKVHINVGLLTVPATIIPYKIEKINDKEEPIVLNEIVGGDSCYCIFKLDKKIVVEEGDKVLIMRLDLPPNTLRICGFGEVVSFEDVEVKKLVVKEGKIVKKKDKIYIEGLAKSKASGEKLIGEKVYVPDKKIWGVIKGTFGTKGYLIAEFDGNVEGGESVILKRVRKWG; from the coding sequence ATGGAAAATAAAAAAATGATAAATGTAAATGTTGGTTTGTTTGGACATATAGATCACGGGAAAACAGAATTAGCGAGACAATTAACTGAGATTATATCAACATCTGCATTAGATAAACCAAAGGAATCTCAAAAAAGAGGGATTACTATTGACTTAGGATTTTCCTCTTTTATATTGGATAATTATAGAATAACTCTTGTAGATGCTCCGGGACATTCTGAATTAATAAGAACAGCAGTTGGGGCTGGAAATATTATAGATGTTGCCTTATTGGTGGTAGATGCTAAAGAAGGGCCAAAGACACAGACGGGAGAACATCTTTTAGTTTTGGATTTGTTGAATATTCCAACAATAGTTGTTATAAATAAAATAGATATTGCCTCAGAAGAGGAAATTAAAAGAACTGAAACATTTATGAGACAAATATTAAACTCTACGACAAATTTAAAGGATTCTAAGATAGTTAAAATCTCAGCAAAAACTGGAAAAAATATTGATATATTAAAAAAAGAACTTAAAAATTTGTTAGATAGTATAAATATTAAAAGAGATATTGACAGTTATTTAAAAATGCCTATCGATCACGCTTTTAAAATAAAAGGAGTTGGAACAGTCGTCGCTGGAACAATTCACAAAGGAAAGGTAAAGGTTGGAGATACTTTAAGAGTTTTGCCAATAAATCACGAGGTTAAAGTTAAAAGCATACAGTGCTTTAAAGAGGATGTTGATGAGGCTTATGCTGGAGATAGAGTAGGAATATCTTTGATGAATATAGAGCCAGAGAGTTTGTTTAGAGGTTGTATATTGACAGATGAAAATACAAAATTAAAAGTTATTGATAAGTTTGTGGCAAAAGTAAAGATTTTAAATTTATTTAAATATAATTTAACTCCAAAAATGAAGGTTCATATAAATGTTGGTTTATTAACAGTTCCTGCAACTATAATTCCATACAAAATAGAAAAAATTAATGATAAAGAGGAGCCAATAGTTTTAAATGAAATTGTAGGAGGAGATTCTTGCTATTGCATATTTAAGTTAGATAAAAAGATAGTTGTTGAGGAAGGGGATAAAGTTTTAATAATGAGGTTAGATTTGCCCCCAAACACTTTAAGAATTTGTGGATTTGGTGAAGTTGTTAGCTTTGAAGATGTTGAAGTTAAAAAATTAGTTGTAAAAGAAGGAAAAATTGTTAAAAAGAAAGATAAAATTTACATTGAGGGTTTGGCAAAATCTAAAGCTTCAGGAGAAAAACTTATTGGAGAAAAAGTTTATGTTCCAGATAAAAAAATTTGGGGAGTTATAAAAGGGACTTTTGGGACTAAAGGTTACTTAATTGCTGAATTTGATGGAAATGTTGAAGGAGGAGAGAGTGTAATTTTAAAAAGGGTTAGAAAGTGGGGATAA
- a CDS encoding methanogenesis marker 6 protein yields the protein MKKTKVIVLAENALTTPGKLVRYINSLNLPIVVKETCFGAYIEGEEDLVDKVSQEIRNFEKNRIFCKDRGYPIWDKRRCRAFRGGGPREGFHQLEAEQAVLDKIGLALDKIEKEGLKPMDEILEKENILMEKNSKLPVEKFKEVIDKVLGIKNEA from the coding sequence ATGAAAAAAACAAAGGTTATTGTTTTGGCTGAAAATGCATTAACTACTCCAGGAAAATTAGTAAGATATATAAATTCGTTAAATTTGCCTATTGTGGTTAAAGAAACGTGCTTTGGAGCATACATTGAAGGAGAAGAAGATTTAGTTGATAAAGTATCTCAAGAAATTAGAAATTTTGAAAAAAATAGAATATTTTGTAAGGATAGAGGGTATCCTATTTGGGATAAAAGAAGATGTAGAGCTTTTAGAGGAGGAGGTCCAAGAGAAGGCTTCCATCAGTTAGAGGCTGAGCAGGCAGTTTTAGATAAAATTGGCTTAGCATTAGATAAAATTGAAAAAGAGGGATTAAAGCCAATGGATGAAATATTAGAGAAAGAGAATATATTAATGGAGAAAAACTCCAAACTACCAGTTGAAAAGTTTAAGGAAGTCATTGATAAGGTATTAGGGATTAAAAATGAGGCGTAA
- a CDS encoding TIGR01212 family radical SAM protein (This family includes YhcC from E. coli K-12, an uncharacterized radical SAM protein.), producing the protein MLNDIKIIDEIYREGYLFAQYGIYLKKKFKEKIFKIPVDIGLGCPHKKNGGCIFCSEMGRPISVKYCDVKIPLKEQIEKQMINQSKKGFEKFYIYFYPGTNTYAPIEKLKEIWDFCLSYNNVIGLSIGTRPDCLEKEKLDILAEYVENGYDIWIDLGIQSVHQKTLDILNRGHKVSDIIKSIKECHKRKIKVCGHIILGLPRETWNEMMETAKILSLLEIDAVKIYPLVVVKGTKLEEIYWKGEYRTLDEKQYVNLVCDFLEHLSPYVLIQRLSKDKVPDNLKVSPEWSLNRFKIMNKVIEELKKRGSRQGLKYGQ; encoded by the coding sequence ATGTTGAACGATATTAAGATTATAGATGAGATTTATAGAGAAGGTTATTTATTTGCACAATATGGAATCTACTTAAAGAAAAAATTTAAAGAGAAAATTTTTAAGATTCCAGTAGATATTGGTCTTGGATGTCCTCACAAAAAAAATGGTGGCTGTATATTTTGTTCAGAAATGGGAAGGCCTATATCAGTTAAATACTGTGATGTAAAAATTCCATTAAAAGAGCAGATTGAAAAACAGATGATAAATCAAAGTAAAAAAGGTTTTGAAAAGTTTTATATTTATTTTTATCCAGGAACTAACACCTATGCCCCTATTGAAAAATTAAAAGAAATTTGGGACTTTTGTTTATCCTATAATAATGTTATTGGATTGTCAATAGGAACAAGACCAGATTGTTTAGAGAAGGAAAAACTTGATATTTTGGCAGAATATGTTGAAAATGGTTATGACATTTGGATAGACTTAGGAATACAAAGTGTTCATCAAAAAACCCTTGATATATTAAATAGAGGACATAAAGTTTCAGATATTATAAAATCAATAAAAGAATGCCACAAAAGAAAAATAAAAGTTTGTGGGCATATTATTTTAGGACTTCCGAGAGAGACATGGAATGAAATGATGGAGACAGCAAAAATTCTCTCTTTATTAGAGATTGATGCAGTTAAAATATATCCATTAGTAGTTGTTAAGGGAACAAAATTAGAAGAAATTTATTGGAAAGGAGAATATAGAACTTTAGATGAAAAACAGTATGTAAATTTAGTTTGTGACTTTTTAGAACATCTTTCCCCTTATGTGCTAATTCAAAGATTATCAAAGGACAAAGTTCCAGATAATCTTAAAGTTTCCCCAGAGTGGAGTTTAAATAGATTTAAAATTATGAATAAAGTCATTGAAGAGTTAAAAAAGAGAGGTAGTAGGCAGGGATTAAAATATGGGCAATAA
- a CDS encoding Rpp14/Pop5 family protein, which yields MLKTLPPTLREKKRYIAFKIIYDEELKEGEVVNLIRKAVLDYYGAWGTSKANPWLVYYEFPYGILRCQRDNVDYVKSSLILAREFKNKPINIICLGVSGTIRKAKIKFLGIKNPKRWFIIKREKLKSKKQNKS from the coding sequence ATGCTTAAAACACTACCACCAACTTTAAGAGAGAAAAAAAGATACATTGCATTTAAAATAATATATGATGAAGAGTTAAAAGAAGGAGAGGTAGTTAATTTAATTAGAAAAGCTGTTTTAGATTATTATGGAGCTTGGGGAACATCTAAAGCAAATCCTTGGCTCGTATATTATGAATTTCCATATGGTATTTTAAGATGCCAAAGGGATAATGTTGATTATGTAAAGAGTTCTTTAATTTTAGCTAGAGAATTTAAAAATAAACCAATAAACATTATTTGTTTAGGAGTTTCTGGAACAATAAGAAAGGCAAAAATTAAATTTTTAGGTATAAAAAATCCAAAGAGGTGGTTTATAATTAAAAGAGAGAAATTAAAATCTAAGAAACAAAATAAATCATAA
- the hjc gene encoding Holliday junction resolvase Hjc, with protein MRRKYRKGSSFERELKKLLEKEGFAVIRSAGSKGVDLIAGKNGKILIFECKYSSKEKLYVSKENVDKLINFSKTFGGTPFLAIKLNGEILFVNPYNLSTNGKNYLIDKKIKIIAVDFYEVIEKDKQLKIDDLT; from the coding sequence ATGAGGCGTAAATATAGAAAAGGTAGTTCTTTTGAAAGAGAATTAAAAAAACTTTTAGAAAAGGAGGGATTTGCAGTCATTAGAAGTGCTGGAAGTAAGGGAGTTGATTTAATAGCTGGAAAAAATGGAAAAATTTTAATATTTGAGTGTAAATATTCATCAAAAGAGAAATTATATGTAAGTAAAGAGAATGTAGATAAACTTATTAATTTTTCAAAAACTTTTGGTGGAACTCCTTTTTTAGCAATAAAGCTCAATGGAGAAATTTTATTTGTAAATCCTTATAACTTATCTACCAACGGAAAAAACTACCTAATTGATAAAAAAATAAAAATTATTGCAGTAGATTTTTACGAAGTTATTGAAAAAGATAAACAGCTAAAAATAGATGACTTAACTTAA
- a CDS encoding SAM-dependent methyltransferase HcgC family protein, whose product MQYGITETVKTIYTRTKVIDVINEIAKKKFNAIRNFLEGEEFKETVIIGVYLWGNYVAHNLLEYSDKVYLVDIHEFMKNFVSNGNIKFLHLNEFKLKLMRNEINPDLIIDLTGLGGIEPEFLSKFDPEVFIVEDPKGVFDEDIYETDNTYEKANIFVEKAKVGVLKTYRKARVSKTSGTMTLTIDTIVDAAKEIISLDGVLYAIPNLRYYEGILFHEKDSYKFLSEISQPAITISTLNDVLEESEKILSNNINLIHSFVEEL is encoded by the coding sequence ATGCAGTATGGCATAACTGAAACAGTAAAAACAATCTATACAAGGACAAAAGTTATTGATGTAATAAATGAAATTGCTAAGAAGAAATTTAATGCAATTAGAAACTTCTTAGAAGGAGAGGAATTCAAAGAAACTGTAATTATTGGAGTTTATTTGTGGGGAAACTATGTAGCTCATAATTTATTAGAATATTCAGATAAAGTTTATTTAGTGGATATACACGAGTTTATGAAAAATTTTGTCTCAAATGGAAATATAAAATTTTTACATTTAAATGAATTTAAATTAAAGTTGATGAGAAATGAGATAAATCCTGATTTAATTATTGATTTAACTGGGTTAGGAGGAATTGAGCCAGAATTTTTAAGTAAATTTGACCCAGAGGTTTTCATTGTTGAGGATCCAAAAGGGGTTTTTGACGAAGATATTTATGAGACAGACAACACTTATGAAAAGGCAAATATATTCGTTGAAAAGGCAAAAGTTGGAGTTTTAAAAACATATAGAAAGGCAAGAGTTTCAAAAACATCTGGAACTATGACATTAACGATAGATACAATAGTAGATGCCGCAAAGGAAATAATCTCATTAGATGGGGTTCTATATGCTATACCTAATTTAAGATACTATGAGGGTATATTATTCCACGAAAAAGATAGTTATAAATTTTTATCAGAAATTTCTCAGCCTGCTATTACAATTAGCACATTAAATGATGTGTTGGAAGAATCTGAAAAAATACTTTCAAATAATATTAATCTAATACATTCATTTGTTGAAGAACTGTAA